The Nitriliruptor alkaliphilus DSM 45188 genome includes a region encoding these proteins:
- a CDS encoding serine/threonine-protein kinase yields MTAADRAGPGVGTDDATHPTPLLPETLADGRYRVLGSLGVGGMGLVVRARDELLDRDVAIKILADNLCMDEAARSRFIQEGRAAAAISDPRVVGVHDVGEEDGRPYLVMECVAGPSLAEILAADGPLPGDEVLDIAIEALAGLGRAHEAGLLHRDVKPGNLLRAPDGTIKVTDFGIAIAVDGDRMTRTGFVIGTAAYLAPERRRGASATVRTDLWALGATLTELLTGEPPGPAADTRLAELGDALPTALLRLLGRLLAADPEDRPTDAFEALELLVGGHAAGYATTPAPHPAATRTPSAARPALPRVRNGRTTPSPQHAVSAGEATVVDRTATPRRPWLPLAVGLVALLVAGLALVAITDVGRADAGPTEEFGPVLVDPADPAATVRELGEQLRERAAD; encoded by the coding sequence ATGACCGCCGCCGACCGCGCCGGCCCCGGGGTGGGGACCGATGACGCCACCCACCCCACACCGCTGCTGCCGGAGACCCTCGCGGACGGCCGGTACCGGGTGCTCGGCAGCCTCGGGGTCGGCGGCATGGGCCTCGTGGTGCGCGCTCGCGACGAACTCCTCGACCGCGACGTGGCGATCAAGATCCTGGCCGACAACCTCTGCATGGACGAGGCGGCCCGGTCCCGGTTCATCCAGGAGGGTCGCGCCGCTGCGGCCATCTCCGACCCCCGGGTCGTCGGGGTCCACGACGTCGGCGAGGAGGACGGTCGGCCCTACCTGGTCATGGAGTGCGTGGCCGGACCGAGCCTCGCCGAGATCCTCGCGGCCGACGGACCGCTGCCCGGCGACGAGGTCCTCGACATCGCCATCGAGGCGCTCGCCGGCCTCGGACGCGCGCACGAGGCCGGGCTGCTGCACCGGGACGTCAAGCCCGGCAACCTCCTGCGCGCCCCGGACGGCACCATCAAGGTCACCGACTTCGGCATCGCGATCGCCGTCGACGGCGATCGCATGACCCGGACCGGGTTCGTGATCGGGACGGCCGCCTACCTCGCCCCCGAGCGTCGCCGTGGTGCATCGGCGACGGTCCGGACCGATCTGTGGGCGCTCGGGGCCACCCTCACCGAGCTGCTGACGGGCGAACCACCCGGGCCCGCCGCTGACACGAGGTTGGCCGAGCTCGGCGACGCGCTGCCGACCGCCCTGCTGCGGTTGCTGGGCCGCCTGCTGGCCGCGGACCCCGAGGACCGTCCGACCGACGCCTTCGAGGCGCTCGAGCTGCTCGTGGGCGGCCACGCGGCGGGGTACGCCACCACGCCTGCCCCCCACCCGGCTGCCACACGCACACCGTCGGCCGCTCGCCCCGCGCTTCCTCGCGTCCGCAACGGCCGGACCACGCCGTCACCGCAGCACGCCGTCTCAGCCGGCGAGGCGACGGTCGTCGACCGCACCGCCACGCCGCGCCGGCCGTGGTTGCCGCTGGCCGTGGGGCTCGTGGCGCTGCTGGTGGCCGGGCTCGCCCTCGTCGCCATCACCGACGTCGGTCGAGCCGACGCCGGCCCGACCGAGGAGTTCGGGCCGGTCCTCGTCGACCCCGCCGATCCTGCCGCCACCGTGCGCGAGCTCGGCGAACAGCTCCGCGAACGGGCTGCCGACTAG
- the panC gene encoding pantoate--beta-alanine ligase has protein sequence MRRVTTIAEVRAAVAAARADGQRVGLVPTMGALHEGHLALVREAAIHADVVVVSVFVNPTQFDRADDLAAYPRDLDGDEAQLAALGDLAPAIVFAPDTGEVYPREPLTTVTVAGLTERLCGASRPGHFDGVATVCTKLFSIVQPDLAVFGRKDFQQLQVIRRVVADLDLPVEVIGAPTIREPDGLAMSSRNRRLSTDDRASALALSRALRAGVAVRRRAAAGGHPIDPVRVREEVAGTLGAAPGVTVDYVEVLDPETLTPPDASSRGQAGDGPPEADQLLVAVAAHVGPVRLIDNVVLGDTEDEERLLAATS, from the coding sequence ATGCGACGGGTCACCACCATCGCCGAGGTACGGGCCGCGGTCGCGGCGGCGCGCGCGGACGGCCAGCGGGTGGGGCTGGTCCCGACGATGGGGGCGCTCCACGAGGGGCACCTGGCGCTGGTGCGTGAGGCGGCCATCCACGCCGATGTCGTGGTCGTGTCCGTCTTCGTCAACCCGACCCAGTTCGACCGTGCCGACGACCTGGCCGCCTACCCCCGGGACCTCGACGGTGACGAGGCGCAGCTCGCGGCGCTCGGCGACCTCGCCCCGGCGATCGTCTTCGCGCCCGACACCGGCGAGGTCTACCCCCGCGAACCCCTCACGACCGTCACGGTGGCAGGGCTGACCGAACGGCTCTGCGGTGCTTCCCGCCCCGGCCACTTCGACGGGGTCGCGACCGTCTGCACCAAGCTGTTCTCCATCGTCCAGCCCGACCTCGCGGTGTTCGGCCGCAAGGACTTCCAGCAGCTCCAGGTCATCCGCCGCGTCGTCGCCGACCTCGACCTGCCCGTCGAGGTCATCGGCGCACCGACCATCCGCGAACCCGACGGCCTGGCGATGTCGTCACGGAACCGGCGTCTGTCCACCGACGACCGTGCCAGCGCCCTCGCCCTCTCGCGAGCCCTGCGAGCCGGCGTCGCCGTCCGTCGCAGAGCCGCAGCCGGGGGCCACCCCATCGACCCGGTTCGGGTGCGCGAGGAGGTCGCCGGTACCCTCGGCGCCGCCCCCGGGGTCACCGTCGACTACGTCGAGGTGCTCGACCCCGAGACCCTCACACCACCCGACGCGTCCTCGCGCGGGCAGGCGGGAGACGGACCTCCGGAGGCCGACCAGCTGCTGGTCGCCGTCGCCGCCCACGTCGGCCCGGTCCGCCTCATCGACAACGTCGTGCTGGGCGACACCGAGGACGAGGAACGGCTGCTCGCGGCGACGAGCTGA
- the panD gene encoding aspartate 1-decarboxylase: MHRTMMKSKIHRATVTEANLDYVGSITIDRDLMDAADLLVNEKVQVVDNDNGARLETYVIEGERGSGVVCLNGAAARLVHPGDTVIIISYAELEDAAARTWEPTVVFVDGDNRQVSIESAEQHGAIRGVA, encoded by the coding sequence ATGCACCGCACGATGATGAAGTCCAAGATCCACCGCGCGACGGTGACCGAGGCGAACCTCGACTACGTCGGCTCGATCACCATCGACCGCGACCTGATGGACGCGGCCGACCTCCTCGTCAACGAGAAGGTGCAGGTGGTCGACAACGACAACGGGGCGCGGCTCGAGACCTACGTGATCGAGGGGGAACGCGGGTCGGGCGTGGTGTGCCTCAACGGGGCTGCCGCCAGGCTCGTGCACCCCGGTGACACCGTCATCATCATCTCCTACGCCGAGCTCGAGGACGCCGCCGCGCGGACCTGGGAGCCGACGGTCGTCTTCGTCGACGGCGACAACCGTCAGGTGTCGATCGAGTCCGCCGAGCAGCACGGCGCGATCCGGGGCGTGGCCTGA
- the nadC gene encoding carboxylating nicotinate-nucleotide diphosphorylase — protein MLDEAAVVVAADEAVARALAEDLDVPVDATPAVRRAADVTAGATVPADLPGEASLIARADGTVAGCDLVARVFAAVDPSVEVVLDVTDGQRVTRGDVLGRITGPLASVLAGERTALNFLTHLSGVATRTRAFADAVAGTGCVVRDTRKTTPGLRLLEKAAVRAGGGVNHRVGLWDALLVKDNHIAAAGGVAEATRRALAAAGDRNVQVEVTSIAELDAAVAAGARDVLLDNFTPEGCAAAVAHLAAGASADRVLLEASGTIRLDTVAAYAASGVDRVAVGGLTHSAPQLDIALDVRAVGHSSPAEA, from the coding sequence GTGCTCGACGAGGCCGCCGTGGTGGTCGCGGCGGACGAGGCGGTCGCCCGGGCGCTGGCGGAGGACCTCGACGTCCCCGTCGACGCCACGCCGGCGGTCCGCCGGGCGGCCGACGTGACCGCCGGGGCGACCGTGCCCGCCGACCTCCCCGGCGAGGCGTCCCTGATCGCGCGAGCCGACGGCACCGTGGCCGGCTGCGACCTCGTGGCGCGGGTGTTCGCGGCCGTCGACCCGTCGGTCGAGGTCGTGCTCGACGTCACCGACGGGCAGCGGGTCACCCGCGGTGACGTCCTCGGCCGCATCACGGGGCCGCTGGCGTCCGTGCTGGCCGGCGAACGCACCGCGCTGAACTTCCTCACCCACCTGTCGGGGGTCGCGACCCGGACCCGCGCGTTCGCCGATGCGGTCGCGGGGACCGGGTGCGTGGTCCGGGACACCCGCAAGACCACGCCCGGGCTGCGGCTGCTGGAGAAGGCCGCCGTCCGCGCCGGCGGCGGGGTCAACCACCGGGTCGGGCTGTGGGACGCGTTGCTGGTCAAGGACAACCATATCGCCGCCGCCGGTGGGGTCGCCGAGGCGACGCGTCGCGCGTTGGCGGCGGCCGGCGATCGCAACGTGCAGGTCGAGGTGACCTCGATCGCCGAGCTCGACGCCGCGGTGGCGGCTGGCGCGCGCGACGTCCTGCTCGACAACTTCACGCCGGAGGGCTGCGCGGCAGCCGTCGCCCACCTCGCAGCCGGTGCCAGCGCGGACCGTGTCCTGCTCGAGGCGTCCGGCACCATCCGGCTCGACACCGTCGCGGCGTACGCGGCGTCGGGGGTCGACCGGGTCGCGGTCGGCGGCCTGACCCACTCCGCGCCCCAGCTCGACATCGCGCTGGACGTCCGCGCCGTCGGTCACAGCTCACCCGCGGAGGCCTGA
- a CDS encoding ATP-dependent Clp protease ATP-binding subunit gives MFERFTDRARRVVVLAQEEARMLNHNYIGTEHILLGLIHEGEGVAAKALESMNISLEAVRNQVTEIIGRGQTAPAGHIPFTPRAKKVLELSLREALQLGHNYIGTEHILLGLIREGEGVAAQVLQKLGADLNRVRQQVIQLLSGYAGSEGGKAGAGVGEGTTGGAREGSTVLDQFGRNLTQAARDAELDPVIGRAREIERVMQVLSRRTKNNPVLIGEPGVGKTAIVEGLAQRIVAGEVPETLTDKHLYTLDLGALVAGSRYRGDFEERLKKVLKEITTRGDIILFIDEIHTLVGAGAAEGAIDAASILKPMLARGELQTIGATTLDEYRKHLEKDAALERRFQPVKVEEPSMEHTIEILKGLRDRYEAHHRVTITDEALVASSELADRYISDRYLPDKAIDLIDEAGSRLRIRSMTTPPDLAELDASIEEARKAKEDAIDGQDFERAARLRDEEKKLIENRQRREDEWRSEGMDQVLTVDEEVIAEVLAVWTGIPVFKLTQEETDKLLHMEDELHKRVIGQEQSITAVSKAIRRTRAGLKDPKRPSGSFIFLGPSGVGKTELAKTLAEYLFGDENSLIHLDMSEYMEKHTVSRLIGSPPGYVGYDEGGQLTEQVRRKPFSVVLFDEVEKAHPDVFNTLLQILEDGRLTDAQGRTVDFKNTILIMTSNLGTKNLTSPAVGFVAADDDSMYEKMKRQVDDELKKHFRPEFLNRIDDTIVFHPLSRDEVKEIVDLMLKRVKSQLRIKDLDLELTDNLKTWLAEKGYDPQLGARPLRRTIQRELEDKLSERILLGEFTAGQLIVADVDPDADTVAFRAVDSPSAPDVPPIELAGGDRDEDNGSD, from the coding sequence ATGTTCGAGCGGTTCACCGACCGGGCCCGCAGGGTGGTCGTCCTCGCCCAAGAAGAAGCGAGGATGCTCAACCACAACTACATCGGGACCGAGCACATCCTGCTCGGGCTGATCCACGAGGGTGAGGGCGTCGCCGCCAAGGCGCTCGAATCGATGAACATCTCCCTCGAGGCCGTCCGCAACCAGGTGACGGAGATCATCGGCCGTGGGCAGACCGCGCCCGCCGGCCACATCCCGTTCACGCCCCGCGCGAAGAAGGTGCTCGAGCTCTCGCTGCGCGAGGCGCTGCAGCTCGGCCACAACTACATCGGGACCGAGCACATCCTGCTCGGCCTGATCCGCGAGGGTGAGGGGGTGGCCGCCCAGGTCCTCCAGAAGCTCGGCGCGGACCTCAACCGCGTGCGTCAGCAGGTCATCCAGCTCCTGTCGGGCTACGCCGGCAGCGAGGGTGGCAAGGCCGGGGCCGGCGTCGGCGAGGGCACCACGGGCGGTGCCCGTGAAGGCTCGACCGTCCTCGACCAGTTCGGCCGCAACCTCACCCAGGCCGCCCGCGACGCCGAGCTCGACCCGGTCATCGGCCGCGCGCGCGAGATCGAGCGCGTGATGCAGGTCCTGTCGCGCCGCACCAAGAACAACCCCGTCCTGATCGGTGAGCCGGGCGTCGGCAAGACCGCCATCGTCGAGGGTCTGGCCCAGCGGATCGTGGCCGGCGAGGTGCCCGAGACCCTCACCGACAAGCACCTCTACACCCTCGACCTCGGTGCCCTCGTCGCCGGGTCGCGCTACCGCGGTGATTTCGAGGAGCGCCTCAAGAAGGTCCTCAAGGAGATCACCACCCGCGGTGACATCATCCTGTTCATCGACGAGATCCACACCCTCGTCGGTGCCGGCGCCGCCGAGGGCGCGATCGACGCGGCCAGCATCTTGAAGCCCATGCTCGCCCGTGGTGAGCTGCAGACCATCGGTGCGACGACCCTCGACGAGTACCGCAAGCACCTCGAGAAGGACGCCGCGCTCGAGCGTCGCTTCCAGCCGGTCAAGGTCGAGGAACCCTCGATGGAGCACACCATCGAGATCCTCAAGGGCCTCCGGGACCGCTACGAGGCCCACCACCGCGTGACCATCACCGACGAGGCGCTGGTGGCGTCCTCGGAACTCGCCGACCGCTACATCTCCGACCGCTACCTGCCCGACAAGGCCATCGACCTCATCGACGAGGCGGGCTCGCGCCTGCGCATCCGCTCGATGACCACCCCGCCCGACCTCGCCGAGCTCGACGCCTCCATCGAGGAGGCCCGCAAGGCGAAGGAGGACGCGATCGACGGGCAGGACTTCGAGCGCGCCGCTCGCCTGCGCGACGAGGAGAAGAAGCTCATCGAGAACCGGCAGCGCCGCGAGGACGAGTGGCGCTCCGAGGGCATGGACCAGGTGCTGACCGTCGACGAGGAGGTCATCGCCGAGGTCCTGGCGGTCTGGACCGGCATCCCGGTCTTCAAGCTGACCCAGGAGGAGACCGACAAGCTGCTGCACATGGAGGACGAGCTGCACAAGCGCGTCATCGGGCAGGAGCAGTCGATCACCGCGGTGTCCAAGGCGATCCGCCGCACCCGGGCGGGCCTGAAGGACCCCAAGCGCCCCTCGGGATCGTTCATCTTCCTCGGCCCCTCCGGCGTCGGCAAGACCGAGCTCGCCAAGACCCTCGCCGAGTACCTGTTCGGTGACGAGAACTCGTTGATCCACCTCGACATGTCCGAGTACATGGAGAAGCACACCGTCAGCCGGCTCATCGGTTCGCCGCCCGGCTACGTCGGCTACGACGAGGGCGGTCAGCTCACCGAGCAGGTGCGCAGGAAGCCCTTCTCCGTCGTCCTGTTCGACGAGGTCGAGAAGGCCCACCCGGACGTGTTCAACACGCTGCTGCAGATCCTCGAGGACGGGCGACTGACCGACGCGCAGGGCCGGACGGTGGACTTCAAGAACACCATCCTGATCATGACCTCGAACCTCGGCACCAAGAACCTCACCTCGCCGGCCGTCGGGTTCGTCGCCGCCGACGACGACTCGATGTACGAGAAGATGAAGCGGCAGGTCGACGACGAGCTCAAGAAGCACTTCCGACCCGAGTTCCTCAACCGCATCGACGACACCATCGTCTTCCACCCGCTGTCGCGGGACGAGGTCAAGGAGATCGTCGATCTGATGCTCAAGCGGGTGAAGTCCCAGCTGCGCATCAAGGACCTCGACCTCGAGCTGACCGACAACCTCAAGACGTGGCTCGCCGAGAAGGGGTACGACCCCCAGCTCGGTGCCCGGCCGCTGCGCCGCACCATCCAGCGTGAGCTCGAGGACAAGCTCTCCGAGCGCATCCTGCTCGGTGAGTTCACCGCCGGGCAGCTCATCGTCGCCGACGTCGACCCCGACGCCGACACGGTGGCGTTCCGCGCGGTCGACTCCCCGTCGGCGCCGGACGTCCCCCCGATCGAGCTCGCCGGCGGCGACCGTGACGAGGACAACGGCTCGGACTGA
- a CDS encoding FAD-binding oxidoreductase: MSQTLPATRAVLDDLRRAVRGEVIAPDDPRYADARQVYYGGFDRRPAALVRPVDAGDVAAAVSLARELDLDLAVRSGGHSLAGHGTVEAGVVLDLSSLDDLELDVESRTAWVGAGVTAGAYTEAAGVHGLATGFGDAGTVGIGGLTVGGGTGFLSRKHGLTIDQLLAAEVVTADGRIQLVDEVHEPDLFWGIRGGGGNLGVVTRLRFVLHDVSELTGGMLVLPATAAVLAGVVATADAAPEELTLLANTMVAPPMPFLPEEVHGQLVVVILAVHVGPAAAGQEALAPLRRLATPLVDELAPMAYADLFVEPPGVEDFHPVVVTRTMFRETFGVAEAEVAIDGLLAATTPMAAVQLRVLGGAVARVRDDATAYAHRQRRLMVNVAALYEDPIDGATATVWAEDLAARLREAGVDGAYVNFLGDEGPARVREAYPGDTWDRLARLKARYDPTNLFRHNQNVPPG; the protein is encoded by the coding sequence GTGTCCCAGACCCTCCCCGCCACCCGCGCCGTCCTCGACGACCTCCGTCGGGCCGTCCGTGGTGAGGTGATCGCCCCCGATGACCCCCGCTACGCCGATGCGCGCCAGGTCTACTACGGCGGCTTCGATCGTCGGCCGGCCGCCCTGGTCCGCCCGGTCGACGCCGGGGACGTCGCCGCCGCCGTCAGCCTCGCGCGCGAGCTCGACCTCGACCTCGCCGTCAGGAGCGGGGGTCACAGCCTCGCGGGCCACGGCACCGTCGAGGCCGGCGTGGTCCTCGACCTGTCCAGCCTCGACGATCTCGAACTCGACGTGGAGAGCCGAACGGCCTGGGTCGGCGCCGGTGTGACCGCCGGCGCCTACACCGAGGCGGCTGGCGTCCACGGCCTCGCGACCGGGTTCGGTGACGCGGGGACCGTCGGCATCGGTGGGTTGACCGTGGGCGGCGGTACGGGCTTCCTCAGCCGCAAGCACGGTCTGACCATCGATCAGCTCCTCGCCGCCGAGGTGGTCACCGCGGACGGGCGCATCCAGCTGGTGGACGAGGTCCACGAACCCGACCTGTTCTGGGGCATCCGCGGCGGTGGCGGCAACCTCGGCGTCGTGACCCGGCTGCGGTTCGTGTTGCACGACGTCTCCGAACTGACCGGTGGCATGCTCGTCCTGCCGGCGACGGCCGCGGTGCTGGCAGGCGTCGTCGCGACCGCCGACGCGGCGCCGGAGGAGCTGACCCTCCTGGCCAACACGATGGTCGCGCCGCCGATGCCCTTCCTGCCCGAGGAGGTCCACGGGCAGCTGGTCGTCGTGATCCTCGCGGTGCACGTCGGTCCGGCCGCTGCGGGCCAGGAGGCGCTGGCGCCGCTGCGGCGGCTGGCCACACCGCTCGTCGACGAGCTCGCCCCGATGGCGTACGCCGACCTGTTCGTCGAACCACCGGGCGTTGAGGACTTCCACCCCGTGGTGGTCACGCGCACGATGTTCCGTGAGACCTTCGGCGTCGCCGAGGCGGAGGTCGCCATCGACGGCCTGCTGGCGGCGACCACCCCCATGGCGGCGGTCCAGCTGCGGGTCCTCGGTGGCGCCGTCGCCCGGGTCCGGGACGACGCGACGGCCTACGCCCACCGCCAGCGGCGCCTGATGGTCAACGTCGCCGCCCTGTACGAGGATCCCATCGACGGGGCGACGGCGACCGTCTGGGCCGAGGATCTCGCCGCACGCCTGCGGGAGGCCGGCGTCGACGGCGCCTACGTCAACTTCCTCGGTGACGAGGGACCGGCGCGGGTCCGTGAGGCGTACCCCGGTGACACCTGGGATCGGCTCGCCCGGCTCAAGGCCCGCTACGACCCGACCAACCTGTTCCGCCACAACCAGAACGTCCCGCCGGGGTGA
- the lysS gene encoding lysine--tRNA ligase → MSETPPTPDVTEGDERTKLDEIVATRRAKVEQLRDRGVEPYPVRFAPTTTVADLVAAYPDLEPGTETGDRVTVAGRVVAKRGMGRLSFLVLQEDDAQVQLFCPVKALDEPSRDLLELLDTGDWLGAEGEVLATKTGELSVKPASLTLLGKGLRPLPDKWHGLSDTEARFRQRELDLTVNADARRVFRTRAAVLKALRAELDDRGYVEVETPMLHPIPGGAAAKPFVTHHNALDTDLYLRIAPELYLKRLVAGGMRRVFEINRSFRNEGMSPRHNPEFTMLESYEAYADYRDVMDLTEALLQRAALAAVGSLELTYGGRPVSLAGPFRRVSLLDLVREATGRPELSYDDDVATWREVCAAHEVLIEDAWGQGKLALEVYEALVEHTLWDPTFVIDYPVEVSPLARRHRDLPHVTERFELIAVGREHANAFSELTDPDDQRGRFEAQVRAKAAGDDEAMPLDEPYLRAMELGMPPMGGLGVGVDRVVMLLADVHNIRDVILFPTLRPEVAP, encoded by the coding sequence GTGTCCGAGACGCCGCCCACCCCCGACGTGACCGAGGGCGACGAGCGCACGAAGCTCGACGAGATCGTGGCGACGCGACGTGCCAAGGTCGAGCAGCTGCGCGACCGGGGGGTCGAGCCCTACCCCGTCCGGTTCGCGCCGACGACCACGGTCGCCGACCTCGTCGCCGCCTACCCCGACCTCGAACCGGGGACGGAGACGGGGGACCGTGTCACGGTGGCGGGCCGCGTCGTGGCCAAGCGGGGGATGGGCCGGCTCAGCTTCCTGGTGCTGCAGGAGGACGACGCGCAGGTCCAGCTGTTCTGCCCGGTCAAGGCGCTGGACGAGCCGTCACGCGACCTGCTCGAGCTGCTCGACACCGGCGACTGGCTCGGCGCCGAGGGTGAGGTGCTGGCGACCAAGACGGGCGAACTGTCGGTCAAGCCGGCCAGCCTCACGCTCCTCGGCAAGGGCCTGCGGCCGCTGCCGGACAAGTGGCACGGGCTGTCGGACACCGAGGCGCGCTTCCGCCAGCGCGAGCTCGACCTCACGGTCAACGCCGACGCGCGGCGGGTCTTCCGGACCCGCGCCGCGGTGCTCAAGGCGTTGCGGGCCGAGCTCGACGATCGGGGGTACGTCGAGGTCGAGACCCCGATGCTGCACCCGATCCCCGGCGGCGCTGCGGCCAAGCCCTTCGTCACCCACCACAACGCGCTCGACACCGATCTGTACCTGCGGATCGCACCAGAGCTGTACCTCAAGCGACTGGTCGCCGGTGGTATGCGGCGCGTGTTCGAGATCAACCGCAGCTTCCGCAACGAGGGGATGTCGCCCCGGCACAACCCCGAGTTCACCATGCTCGAGTCCTACGAGGCCTACGCCGACTACCGCGACGTGATGGACCTCACCGAGGCGCTGCTGCAACGCGCGGCGCTGGCGGCCGTCGGCAGCCTCGAGCTGACCTACGGCGGCCGGCCGGTGTCCCTCGCCGGACCGTTCCGCCGCGTGTCCCTCCTCGACCTCGTGCGTGAGGCGACCGGCCGCCCCGAGCTGAGCTACGACGACGACGTCGCCACCTGGCGCGAGGTCTGCGCCGCGCACGAGGTCCTCATCGAGGACGCGTGGGGGCAGGGCAAGCTGGCCCTCGAGGTCTACGAGGCCCTTGTCGAGCACACCCTCTGGGACCCGACCTTCGTCATCGACTACCCGGTCGAGGTGTCGCCGCTCGCGCGCCGCCACCGGGACCTGCCGCACGTGACCGAACGCTTCGAGCTGATCGCGGTGGGGCGCGAGCACGCCAACGCCTTCTCCGAGCTGACCGACCCCGACGACCAGCGTGGCCGCTTCGAGGCCCAGGTCCGGGCCAAGGCCGCCGGCGACGACGAGGCGATGCCGCTCGACGAGCCCTACCTACGGGCCATGGAGCTCGGCATGCCGCCGATGGGGGGCCTCGGGGTGGGTGTGGACCGGGTCGTGATGCTGCTCGCCGACGTCCACAACATCCGCGACGTCATCCTCTTCCCGACCCTCCGCCCCGAGGTGGCGCCCTGA
- a CDS encoding TIGR00730 family Rossman fold protein: MRITTYCSSSEAVDAAYTEAAHRYGSALGAAGHELVYGGTSVGLMGTVAASTRAAGGRVSGVLPQLMFDRGIADDACDELVVTETMSDRKHEMITRADAFVALPGGFGTLEELLEVLTLKQLGYHRKPIVLLQVDGFWDGLLTFFEELYARAFAKPEYRRLYHLAADVEDLLELVARPPEVDLPTKWY; encoded by the coding sequence GTGCGCATCACCACCTACTGCTCGTCGTCCGAGGCGGTGGACGCCGCCTACACCGAGGCTGCCCACCGCTACGGCTCGGCGCTCGGAGCGGCCGGTCACGAGCTGGTCTACGGCGGGACGTCCGTCGGGTTGATGGGCACCGTCGCCGCCTCGACGCGCGCCGCGGGTGGACGCGTGTCCGGCGTGCTGCCGCAGCTGATGTTCGACCGGGGCATCGCGGACGACGCTTGTGACGAGCTCGTGGTCACCGAGACGATGAGTGACCGCAAGCACGAGATGATCACCCGCGCCGACGCCTTCGTCGCCCTGCCGGGGGGTTTCGGGACCCTCGAGGAGCTGCTCGAGGTGCTGACCCTCAAGCAGCTCGGCTACCACCGCAAGCCCATCGTCCTGCTGCAGGTCGACGGTTTCTGGGACGGCTTGCTGACGTTCTTCGAGGAGCTCTACGCGCGCGCGTTCGCCAAGCCCGAGTACCGCCGCCTGTACCACCTCGCCGCGGACGTCGAGGACCTGCTCGAGCTGGTGGCCCGACCCCCGGAGGTCGACCTTCCGACGAAGTGGTACTAG
- a CDS encoding type III pantothenate kinase: MLLAIDVGNSTTVVGTFQGDELRDHWRLSTHAHETADELALKLSGLLRFAGLDLGQDVDGSIVSSVVPTLTETLRQVAERYLRRPLVVVEPGVRTGLALRVDNPREIGADRIVNAVAAYELYGGPAIVVDFGTATSFDVVDGEGQFIGGAIAPGVTTSADALVRRAARLPRVETVTPPSPIGRSTVTALQSGIVYGAAGQVDALVARMSRELGPGVTTVATGGLAHSVLAACESIDHHDPWLTLKGLALVWDRNRP, encoded by the coding sequence GTGCTGCTCGCCATCGATGTCGGCAACTCCACCACGGTGGTCGGCACCTTCCAGGGGGACGAGCTGCGCGACCACTGGCGGCTGTCGACCCACGCGCACGAGACCGCCGACGAGCTCGCCCTGAAGCTGTCCGGCCTGCTGCGCTTCGCGGGCCTCGACCTCGGCCAGGACGTGGACGGCAGCATCGTCTCCTCCGTCGTGCCCACCCTCACCGAGACGCTCCGCCAGGTGGCCGAGCGCTACCTGCGTCGTCCCCTGGTGGTGGTCGAGCCCGGGGTGCGAACCGGCCTGGCGCTCCGGGTCGACAACCCGCGCGAGATCGGTGCCGACCGCATCGTGAACGCGGTCGCCGCCTACGAGCTGTACGGCGGCCCGGCCATCGTGGTCGACTTCGGCACCGCCACGTCCTTCGACGTGGTCGACGGCGAGGGGCAGTTCATCGGGGGCGCGATCGCGCCCGGGGTCACCACCTCGGCCGACGCGCTCGTGCGGCGCGCCGCACGGTTGCCGCGGGTCGAGACGGTCACCCCACCATCGCCGATCGGTCGGTCGACGGTCACCGCGCTGCAGTCGGGCATCGTCTACGGCGCGGCTGGTCAGGTCGACGCGCTCGTGGCCCGCATGTCCCGTGAGCTCGGTCCGGGGGTGACCACCGTCGCCACGGGGGGGCTGGCGCACTCGGTCCTCGCCGCCTGCGAGAGCATCGACCACCACGATCCGTGGTTGACCCTCAAGGGGTTGGCGCTGGTCTGGGACCGCAACCGTCCCTGA
- a CDS encoding GNAT family N-acetyltransferase, whose translation MTVRDLAAGDEPRWRELWADFLEFYEHPLPEEVTATTLTRLLAREDGMRGQVAVADDGKVVGFVHTVVHAGTWSVAPRCYLEDLFVAADVRGTGAGRALIEAARTHAAALGCSEVYWITESGNATARRLYDRVAKLADYVRYEIELG comes from the coding sequence GTGACCGTCCGTGACCTGGCCGCGGGGGACGAGCCGCGGTGGCGCGAGCTGTGGGCCGACTTCCTCGAGTTCTACGAGCACCCCCTGCCCGAGGAGGTGACCGCCACGACGTTGACGCGACTGCTCGCGCGCGAGGACGGGATGCGCGGTCAGGTCGCGGTCGCAGACGACGGCAAGGTGGTGGGCTTCGTGCACACCGTCGTCCACGCCGGCACCTGGTCGGTCGCGCCGCGCTGCTACCTCGAGGACCTCTTCGTCGCCGCCGACGTCCGCGGCACCGGAGCGGGGCGGGCGCTGATCGAGGCGGCCCGCACCCACGCGGCGGCGCTCGGGTGCAGCGAGGTGTACTGGATCACCGAGTCCGGCAACGCCACGGCGCGGCGCCTGTACGACCGTGTCGCCAAGCTCGCCGACTACGTGCGTTACGAGATCGAGCTCGGGTGA